A segment of the Halocatena salina genome:
TGTTGAATTTATCTATCACTTCGAAATATGAGTTCTTTTGAAAGCCAACGAGACCCGGGATATAAATAGCGGCCATCCACAGAACTGAGTGGAGTACGAACAATGTCCATGAATGCAGTTGTCTACAAAGGCAAACAAGAGGTAGCTGTGGAAGAAGTCGAAACGCCCCAGATCGAACATCCAAACGATGTCGTCATCGATATCACGACGACATGTATCTGTGGATCCGATCTGCACATGTACGAGGGTCGGACGGCCGCGGAGCCAGGAATCGTATTCGGCCACGAGAACATGGGTACCGTAGAGGAGGTCGGCGAGGCCGTCAGCGACCTCGAAATCGGTGACCGCGTCGTCGCACCGTTCAACGTCGCCTGCGGTTTCTGTGAGAACTGTGAGAACGGATACACGGGCTTCTGTACGAACGTCAATCCCGGGTTTGCCGGTGGTGCCTACGGATACGTCGCTATGGGCCCATATCAGGGTGGGCAGGCTGAGAAACTCCGCATCCCGTACGCTGATTTCAACGCGCTCAAACTGCCGGACGGGCGGGAACACGAAGACTCGTTCGCACTGCTCGCGGATATCTTCCCGACAGGCTGGCACGGCACGGAACTCGCCAATCTCGAATCCGGTGACTCGGTCGCTATCTACGGCGCTGGTCCGGTCGGTCTGATGGCTGCCTACAGCGCCAAGCTCAAGGGTGCTGCCGAGATTTATGTCGTCGATCGCGTCCCCAGCCGTCTCACACTTGCCGAGGAACACTGTGACGCCACCCCGATCAACTTTGAGGAAGGTGACCCGGTTGAGCAGATCAAAGAGATTCACGGCAGCGGTGTCGACAAGGGTGTCGATGCAGTCGGTTACCAGGCAATCGATCCGGACAAGGAAGCTGACGACGCGTACGACCCTGCCCGCGAAAATCCAGCTGTCGTCATCAATAACCTCATTCGGACAGTCCGGCCGACTGGTGAACTCGGCATACCCGGTCTCTACGTCCCTGACGACCCCGGTGCCCCCGACGAGATGGCCGCACAGGGCCGTCTCGGCATCGATTTCGGTCTCCTCTTTGAGAAAGGCCAGGCCCTCGGCACTGGCCAATGTAACGTTAAGGAGTACAACCGCAAACTCCGCGATATGATAATCGAAGGTCGTGCCGACCCGAGTTGGGTTGTCTCCCACCGTGTCGACCTCGAAGACGCGCCCGGGATGTACGAAAAGTTCGACAACCGCGAAGCGGGCGTCACGAAGGTGCTACTGGAACCTTAACGGCAGTCGAGTCTCGAAACTCAGTTTCAGCCGATACTCCTTTGCTGGTTAGCCGAGTATCGTTTTCTATGTGCCAATACTGTAGTTACCGATACCACGACGGCTGGACCCAGTTGTTGGAGTACGACGAGGTTTACCAGACAGGCGTCAGTGGCGAATCGGAAGCCACCTATGGCTTCCACGAATCGTGGGACAAACTCAGAGAAGAGGTTGGCTTCGGTGCGACCTGATCAGGTGGACTCGCGGGGAAACGGATCGTCAGAATACTCCTCCGCTCGTTCGTCCATTGTTATCAGGCATTCATCAAGTTCTTCGGTCAACGTGGCCTCATCGAGGTCGCGGCCGATGAACACGAGTCGCGTCTCTGGTTTCTCATCCCCCCACTGA
Coding sequences within it:
- a CDS encoding glutathione-independent formaldehyde dehydrogenase; this encodes MNAVVYKGKQEVAVEEVETPQIEHPNDVVIDITTTCICGSDLHMYEGRTAAEPGIVFGHENMGTVEEVGEAVSDLEIGDRVVAPFNVACGFCENCENGYTGFCTNVNPGFAGGAYGYVAMGPYQGGQAEKLRIPYADFNALKLPDGREHEDSFALLADIFPTGWHGTELANLESGDSVAIYGAGPVGLMAAYSAKLKGAAEIYVVDRVPSRLTLAEEHCDATPINFEEGDPVEQIKEIHGSGVDKGVDAVGYQAIDPDKEADDAYDPARENPAVVINNLIRTVRPTGELGIPGLYVPDDPGAPDEMAAQGRLGIDFGLLFEKGQALGTGQCNVKEYNRKLRDMIIEGRADPSWVVSHRVDLEDAPGMYEKFDNREAGVTKVLLEP